In a genomic window of Sporosarcina trichiuri:
- the ruvB gene encoding Holliday junction branch migration DNA helicase RuvB — protein MDSRVLSSELSDFDEGFEQSLRPQMLAHYIGQDKVKDNLSIFIEAARRRSESLDHVLLYGPPGLGKTTLASVIANEMGVNVRMTSGPAIERPGDLAAVVSSLEPGDVLFIDEIHRLNRAIEEVLYPAMEDFSLDIVVGKGPSAKSIRLDLPPFTLVGATTRAGSLSAPLRDRFGVPLRLEYYEIEPLREIVIRSAGVFDVKIDDQAAVEIARRSRGTPRIANRLLRRVRDYAEVRGNGTISLGIAQEALEMLQVDSHGLDHIDHKLLKGMIERFRGGPVGLETLAASIGEESVTLEDVYEPYLLQIGFLQRTPRGRIATPSAYEHFGLPVPELN, from the coding sequence GTGGATTCACGCGTACTGTCAAGTGAATTGTCCGATTTCGATGAGGGCTTCGAGCAGTCGCTTCGCCCGCAGATGCTCGCTCACTATATCGGACAGGACAAGGTGAAGGACAATCTGTCGATCTTCATCGAGGCGGCGAGACGGCGAAGCGAAAGTCTCGATCACGTACTGCTCTACGGACCGCCGGGACTCGGGAAGACGACGCTCGCATCGGTCATCGCGAACGAGATGGGCGTCAATGTGCGGATGACGAGCGGTCCTGCCATCGAACGGCCAGGCGACCTCGCGGCTGTCGTATCATCGCTCGAACCGGGGGATGTGCTGTTCATCGATGAAATCCATAGGCTTAACCGGGCGATCGAGGAAGTGCTGTACCCGGCGATGGAGGATTTCTCCCTCGATATCGTCGTGGGCAAAGGGCCTTCCGCGAAATCGATCCGCCTCGACCTGCCGCCATTCACACTGGTCGGCGCAACGACACGGGCAGGCTCGCTGTCGGCACCGCTACGCGACCGGTTCGGCGTACCGCTGCGGCTCGAATACTATGAAATCGAGCCGCTGCGCGAGATTGTCATCCGCAGCGCCGGCGTGTTCGACGTCAAGATCGACGATCAGGCTGCAGTCGAGATCGCCCGGAGATCACGGGGGACTCCGCGTATTGCAAACCGGCTGCTCCGCAGAGTGCGTGACTATGCTGAAGTGCGCGGGAATGGTACAATTTCTCTCGGAATTGCACAGGAGGCGCTGGAAATGCTCCAAGTCGACTCCCATGGCCTTGATCATATCGATCATAAGCTGCTGAAAGGGATGATCGAACGGTTCCGCGGCGGTCCGGTAGGCCTTGAGACGCTCGCTGCGAGTATCGGTGAGGAATCCGTGACACTCGAGGATGTCTACGAGCCGTATCTGCTGCAGATAGGTTTCCTGCAGCGGACCCCGCGCGGGCGGATTGCCACTCCATCCGCCTATGAACACTTCGGCCTTCCGGTGCCTGAGCTGAATTAA
- the queA gene encoding tRNA preQ1(34) S-adenosylmethionine ribosyltransferase-isomerase QueA — protein MDVNDFDFDLPQELIAQTPLADRTASRLLVLDSESGEVRHTQFRAIIDELEAGDVLVLNDTKVLPARLIGVKEETGASIEVLLLKEIGDNEWETLVKPAKRVKPGTVITFGDGRLTAECTAVADHGGRTFKFSYEGIFYELLDALGKMPLPPYITETLEDQSRYQTVFAKERGSAAAPTAGLHFTEELLDELRAKGVDVEFITLHVGLGTFRPVSVDSIEDHEMHAEYYQVTEETAAAINRAKERGGRVISVGTTSTRTLETIASEHDGKIVAGSGWTSIFIYPGYEFKAVDGLITNFHLPKSTLVMLVSALASREYILQAYKQAVDEKYRFFSFGDAMFIRPARKGNH, from the coding sequence ATGGATGTTAATGACTTTGACTTCGACCTGCCCCAGGAACTGATTGCGCAGACACCGCTCGCCGATCGGACGGCCAGCCGGCTGCTTGTGCTCGACAGCGAAAGCGGGGAGGTCCGGCATACACAATTCCGCGCCATTATCGATGAACTGGAGGCAGGGGATGTCCTCGTGCTGAATGACACGAAAGTGCTGCCAGCCCGACTGATCGGTGTTAAGGAAGAAACTGGTGCTTCGATTGAAGTGCTGCTGCTCAAGGAAATCGGTGACAATGAATGGGAGACGCTCGTCAAACCGGCGAAACGGGTCAAGCCCGGTACGGTCATCACGTTCGGTGACGGCCGTCTGACAGCGGAGTGCACGGCTGTCGCCGACCATGGTGGACGCACGTTCAAGTTTTCGTACGAAGGCATCTTCTACGAACTGCTGGATGCTCTCGGCAAAATGCCGCTTCCTCCGTACATCACCGAAACGCTTGAGGACCAGTCGCGTTATCAGACAGTATTCGCCAAAGAACGCGGCTCAGCAGCAGCGCCGACGGCAGGTCTCCATTTCACGGAGGAACTGCTCGATGAACTGCGCGCAAAAGGGGTCGATGTCGAATTCATCACACTGCATGTCGGTCTGGGTACATTCCGTCCTGTCAGCGTCGATTCGATCGAAGACCATGAAATGCACGCGGAGTACTATCAGGTGACCGAGGAGACCGCTGCGGCCATCAACCGGGCGAAAGAACGCGGCGGCCGTGTGATCTCCGTCGGCACGACATCGACTCGGACGCTCGAAACGATTGCGAGTGAACACGACGGGAAGATCGTGGCCGGCTCCGGCTGGACATCGATTTTCATCTACCCGGGGTATGAGTTTAAGGCGGTCGATGGGCTGATCACGAACTTCCACCTGCCGAAGTCGACGCTCGTCATGCTCGTCTCCGCGCTCGCTTCCCGGGAATACATCTTGCAGGCCTATAAGCAGGCGGTCGATGAGAAATACCGTTTCTTCAGTTTCGGAGATGCGATGTTCATCCGCCCTGCACGAAAGGGGAACCACTAA
- the tgt gene encoding tRNA guanosine(34) transglycosylase Tgt: MPAVTYEHIKTCKQTGARLGIVHTPHGSFETPAFMPVGTMATVKTLSPEELKEIGAGIILSNTYHLWLRPGHDIIREAGGLHKFMNWDRPILTDSGGFQVFSLSDFRKIEEEGVHFRHHLNGSKLFLSPEKAMEIQNALGSDIMMAFDECPPYPATHDYMKASVERTSRWAERCLNAHQRPEDQGLFGIVQGGEFEDLRRQSAKDLVSLDFPGYAIGGLSVGEPKDVMNRVLEFTTPLLPENKPRYLMGVGSPDSLIDGAIRGVDMFDCVLPTRIARNGTLMTSHGRVVIKNAKYEHDFGPLDENCGCYACKNYSRAYIRHLIRANETFGLRLASYHNLYFLLHLMEEVREAIRQDRLGDFREEFFEQYGFNKPNAKNF, encoded by the coding sequence ATGCCAGCAGTCACATACGAACATATCAAAACATGCAAACAGACGGGTGCGCGCCTCGGGATCGTCCACACCCCGCACGGCTCGTTCGAGACCCCGGCGTTCATGCCGGTCGGGACGATGGCCACAGTCAAGACGCTGTCGCCTGAAGAACTGAAGGAAATCGGTGCAGGCATCATCCTGAGCAACACGTACCACCTCTGGCTGCGGCCCGGCCATGACATCATCCGGGAAGCAGGCGGACTGCATAAGTTCATGAACTGGGACCGGCCGATCCTGACAGATTCCGGCGGCTTCCAGGTGTTCTCCTTGAGCGACTTCCGCAAGATCGAAGAGGAGGGCGTCCATTTCCGCCACCACCTGAACGGCAGCAAACTGTTCCTGAGCCCGGAAAAGGCGATGGAAATCCAGAATGCGCTCGGCTCGGATATCATGATGGCGTTCGACGAATGTCCGCCGTACCCTGCCACACATGACTACATGAAAGCGTCCGTCGAACGGACGTCGCGCTGGGCGGAACGCTGCCTGAATGCCCATCAGCGGCCGGAAGACCAAGGCCTGTTCGGTATCGTCCAAGGCGGCGAATTCGAAGACCTGCGCAGACAGAGTGCGAAAGATCTCGTGTCACTCGACTTCCCGGGCTATGCAATCGGCGGGCTGTCCGTCGGTGAGCCGAAAGACGTCATGAACCGGGTCCTCGAATTCACGACGCCTCTGCTGCCGGAGAACAAGCCCCGCTACCTCATGGGCGTCGGCTCACCGGATTCACTCATCGACGGCGCGATCCGCGGCGTCGACATGTTCGACTGTGTCCTGCCGACACGGATCGCCCGTAACGGCACGCTGATGACGAGCCACGGCCGTGTCGTCATCAAAAACGCGAAATATGAACATGATTTCGGTCCTCTCGACGAAAACTGCGGCTGCTATGCGTGCAAAAATTACAGCCGGGCCTATATCCGGCACCTGATCCGGGCCAATGAAACTTTCGGCCTCCGGCTGGCGTCTTATCATAACCTGTACTTTTTACTCCACTTGATGGAGGAAGTGCGGGAAGCGATCCGGCAAGACCGGCTCGGCGATTTCAGGGAAGAGTTTTTCGAGCAGTACGGTTTCAACAAACCAAATGCAAAAAACTTTTAA
- the yajC gene encoding preprotein translocase subunit YajC, with product MSATLVNLLPFIAMIAIMWFLLIRPAQKRQKQTKEMQTNLKRGDRVVTIGGLHGTIDAVDETSVFLKMADGTVLQFDRQAVGRVTESTPAI from the coding sequence ATGAGTGCAACGTTAGTAAACTTGCTGCCGTTCATCGCAATGATCGCCATCATGTGGTTCTTGCTGATCCGTCCGGCGCAAAAACGCCAGAAGCAGACAAAAGAAATGCAGACCAATCTGAAACGCGGCGACCGTGTCGTGACGATCGGCGGCTTGCATGGGACAATCGATGCAGTCGACGAAACATCCGTGTTTTTGAAGATGGCAGATGGTACAGTCCTTCAGTTCGACCGGCAGGCTGTCGGCCGTGTGACGGAAAGTACACCAGCTATCTGA
- a CDS encoding DUF421 domain-containing protein, translating to MPDLLIIALRTVFLYALIVLVLRLMGKREVGELSVIDIVVFVIIAEVAAFALDSPEEKLINSILPMLVLLLIQFGSSYISLKNKKFRDVVDGDPSVLIRDGVIQEEEMRKQRYNLDDLFQQLREQQIGSVYEVDYAYLEPSGNLSVFKKGETKPVLPLILDGDIDRQHLGIYEKSEDWLLDELKQKGITDPAQVFYCALEGNDFRVQLKKDYL from the coding sequence ATGCCTGATTTGCTGATTATTGCGTTACGTACCGTCTTTTTATATGCGCTTATCGTTCTGGTTTTGCGGCTGATGGGGAAGCGGGAAGTCGGAGAGCTGAGTGTCATCGATATAGTCGTTTTCGTCATTATCGCGGAGGTCGCTGCCTTTGCACTGGATTCCCCAGAGGAAAAACTCATCAATTCCATTCTGCCTATGCTCGTCTTACTGCTGATTCAATTCGGGTCTTCCTATATCTCTTTGAAAAACAAAAAGTTCCGGGACGTGGTCGATGGGGATCCGTCTGTCTTGATCCGGGATGGGGTCATCCAGGAAGAGGAGATGCGGAAGCAGCGCTACAACCTGGATGACCTGTTCCAGCAGCTGCGTGAACAGCAGATCGGCTCGGTGTACGAAGTCGACTATGCGTATTTGGAACCGTCCGGAAACCTTTCCGTATTCAAAAAAGGTGAGACCAAACCTGTCCTGCCGCTCATATTGGACGGGGACATCGACCGCCAGCACCTCGGCATCTATGAGAAAAGCGAGGACTGGCTGCTTGATGAACTGAAACAGAAAGGAATCACCGATCCCGCGCAAGTGTTCTACTGTGCCCTGGAAGGGAATGATTTCAGAGTCCAGCTGAAGAAAGATTACCTCTGA